A stretch of DNA from bacterium:
GTTCCCGCAGACTGGGCACATGAATGCGTACGGCGTTAAGTCGGAAAAAGAGATCGTCGCGAAAGTGGCCTTTGCGCACTTCCTGTTCCAAGTCCTTGTGTGTGGCGGTGATCAAGCGCACATCCACCTGCTGCACGATGGTACCGCCCACGCGCATAAACTCTCGCGATTCCAGCACGCGCAGCAGTTTCACCTGAGTCGTCAGGGGCAGATCGCCGATCTCGTCGAGAAAAATAGAACCATGATGGGCCTGCTCGAAATAGCCCCGGCGGCTGTTCACCGCACCGGTAAAAGAGCCCTTCTCATGACCAAAGAGCTCCGACTCGATGATCCCTTCGGGAATGGCGCCGCAATTCACGGTCACCAACGGCTGGTCCTGGCGCCGGCTGAGATGGTGAATGGCGCGGGCGACAAGCTCCTTGCCGCTGCCGCTCTCGCCGCTGATCAGAACCGTAATGTCCGTCGGCGCCACCTGTTCGATGGTCTCCAGCAGCTGG
This window harbors:
- a CDS encoding sigma-54 factor interaction domain-containing protein, producing MHGHTPPSRSADRHRELSLKTGILGDSEKIVQLLETIEQVAPTDITVLISGESGSGKELVARAIHHLSRRQDQPLVTVNCGAIPEGIIESELFGHEKGSFTGAVNSRRGYFEQAHHGSIFLDEIGDLPLTTQVKLLRVLESREFMRVGGTIVQQVDVRLITATHKDLEQEVRKGHFRDDLFFRLNAVRIHVPSLRE